Proteins found in one Triticum aestivum cultivar Chinese Spring chromosome 4D, IWGSC CS RefSeq v2.1, whole genome shotgun sequence genomic segment:
- the LOC123095955 gene encoding probable LRR receptor-like serine/threonine-protein kinase At2g16250: MMYTRARALWAALLLVALAAAVPGAVRGQGGLASRADLAGLYTLRGALGLRARDWPRKADPCSAWAGVGCRGGRVVSVSLAGLRRTRLGRLAPRFDVGGLRNLSRLESFTAAGFGLPGSIPAWLGAGLAPTFRALDLSACAVTGEIAASALAGLSNLTTLNLAGNLLSGQLPAAALAGLPKLGTLNLSGNAFSGALPDAVWSLPELRVLDVSQTNLTGALPGAGIAPSATLQTVDLSGNLFYGTVQDTFRQLFNRVTANISGNYFEGKLSSVAGGGNVSSEMNCFLDVAGQRSPEDCQQFYAGRGLPYDGPVAAPTPQPEPAPSPEKKNGRHKNLKYILIGAIGGGVLLLAVVAAVVYCIVCSRRGRSDQRESGAPSAPSGVHGSSRAAAATGATQPSASPASLAKVGDSFAYDQLASATSGFAEERIIKHGHSGDLYHGVLQDGTTVVVKRITTRVARKDAYMTELDLFAKGLHERLVPLIGHCFDKEDEKLLVYRFVRNGDLSCALHRKTGEEEEGMQSLDWIKRLKIATGVAEALCYLHHECTPPMVHRDVQASSILLDDKFEVRLGSLSEVCRQEGESHQNVITKLLRFSSTADQSSSGSPSASCSYDVYCFGKVLLELVTGRLGISASSDGTTSDWLDNTLRYINIYEKELMSKIIDPTLIIDEDHLEEVWAMAIVAKSCLNPRSSKRPPMKYILKALENPLKVVREDNGSSSARLRATSSRGSWNAAFFGSWRHSSSEIGPSRDDNMFKRSETIKSSGGSNGDHSSSRRRQSKEIFPEPSGSRDTED, from the exons atgatgtacacgcgcgcgcgcgcgctctGGGCGGCGCTGCTGCTCGTCGCGCTGGCGGCGGCGGTGCCCGGGGCGGTGCGGGGGCAGGGCGGCCTCGCCTCGCGGGCGGATCTCGCGGGGCTCTACACGCTGCGGGGCGCGCTCGGGCTGCGGGCGCGGGACTGGCCGCGCAAGGCGGACCCGTGCTCCGCGTGGGCCGGCGTGGGCTGCCGGGGCGGCCGCGTCGTGTCCGTCAGCCTCGCCGGCCTGCGGCGCACGCGGCTGGGCCGCCTCGCCCCGCGCTTCGACGTCGGCGGCCTGCGCAACCTCTCGCGGCTCGAGTCCTTCACCGCCGCCGGCTTCGGCCTCCCCGGCTCCATCCCGGCGTGGCTCGGCGCGGGGCTCGCGCCCACCTTCCGGGCCCTCGACCTCTCCGCCTGCGCCGTCACGGGGGAGATCGCCGCCTCGGCCCTTGCGGGGCTCAGCAACCTCACCACCCTCAACCTCGCCGGCAATCTGCTCTCCGGGCAACTACCGGCCGCCGCGCTGGCGGGGCTCCCGAAGTTAGGGACTCTCAACCTCTCCGGCAATGCCTTCTCCGGCGCGCTACCTGACGCGGTGTGGTCGCTCCCGGAGCTGCGCGTTCTCGATGTGTCTCAGACTAACCTCACTGGCGCACTGCCGGGGGCAGGGATTGCGCCGTCAGCCACCTTGCAGACGGTGGATCTGTCTGGGAACCTATTCTATGGCACCGTGCAGGACACCTTCCGTCAGCTGTTCAACCGGGTGACGGCCAATATCTCTGGGAATTACTTTGAGGGCAAGCTGTCAAGTGTTGCCGGTGGTGGAAATGTGTCCTCTGAGATGAACTGCTTCCTTGACGTTGCCGGGCAGCGTAGCCCGGAGGATTGCCAACAATTCTATGCTGGGCGTGGACTGCCATACGATGGGCCGGTTGCCGCACCAACGCCACAGCCTGAGCCTGCGCCTTCGCCTGAAAAGAAGAATGGAAGGCACAAGAATTTGAAGTATATATTGATTGGGGCCATTGGTGGCGGTGTCCTGCTTCTAGCCGTGGTTGCAGCCGTTGTGTATTGCATTGTGTGTTCTAGGAGGGGTAGGAGTGATCAGAGGGAAAGTGGCGCTCCAAGTGCACCGTCAGGAGTGCATGGGAGTTCAAGGGCTGCGGCAGCTACTGGTGCCACACAGCCTTCTGCCTCGCCCGCAAGTTTGGCAAAGGTTGGTGATTCATTTGCTTATGACCAGCTCGCCAGTGCCACCTCGGGGTTTGCGGAGGAGAGGATTATCAAGCATGGTCATTCAGGTGATCTATACCATGGTGTGCTCCAAGATGGGACCACCGTGGTCGTGAAGAGGATCACTACCCGTGTCGCTAGGAAAGATGCGTATATGACGGAGTTAGATTTATTTGCGAAGGGATTGCATGAAAGGCTGGTGCCCTTAATTGGTCATTGCTTTGATAAAGAGGATGAGAAGCTTCTTGTGTATAGGTTTGTCCGTAATGGTGACTTGTCATGTGCACTGCACAGAAAgacaggggaggaagaggagggaatgcAATCGTTGGATTGGATAAAGAGGTTGAAGATTGCAACAGGCGTCGCGGAGGCACTGTGCTACCTTCATCACGAGTGTACTCCACCCATGGTTCACAG GGATGTGCAAGCCAGCAGTATCCTCCTTGATGATAAATTTGAAGTGCGTCTTGGAAGTTTGAGTGAAGTTTGTCGTCAAGAAGGGGAAAGTCACCAAAACGTCATCACAAAGCTATTACGATTCTCATC GACGGCGGATCAAAGTTCTTCTG GTTCTCCATCTGCATCATGTTCATACGATGTCTACTGCTTTGGAAAAGTATTGCTGGAGCTGGTGACAGGGAGACTTGGTATCAGTGCATCAAGTGACGGTACAACAAGTGATTGGCTTGATAACACCCTGAGGTACATCAACATTTATGAGAAAGAGCTCATGAGCAAAATCATTGACCCAACCCTCATTATTGATGAGGATCATTTGGAGGAAGTCTGGGCAATGGCAATTGTCGCAAAGTCTTGTTTGAATCCTAGGTCTTCGAAACGGCCACCAATGAAATATATCCTAAAAGCACTTGAGAATCCCTTGAAAGTGGTAAGAGAAGATAATGGCTCTAGCTCGGCCAGGTTGAGAGCAACATCTTCAAGGGGTTCGTGGAATGCTGCATTCTTCGGGAGTTGGCGGCATAGCTCGTCAGAGATTGGTCCTTCAAGGGATGATAACATGTTTAAGCGGTCAGAGACAATCAAATCATCCGGCGGGAGCAATGGTGATCATTCTTCGTCCCGCAGGAGGCAATCTAAGGAGATCTTCCCCGAGCCATCTGGTTCTCGTGACACAGAGGATTAA